A stretch of DNA from Spirosoma endbachense:
GCCCCAGCCAACCTGATCCGGCACAATAACCCGATAGCCTGATTTGCTCAGAAAGTTTATAACATCCCGCCAATAAGTACCTGAAAAGTTTTTGCCGTGAAAAAGAATCGCTGTTCCTACGGTCGACTTACCCGCTGGAGCCACATCCATATAGGCCATTCGTATGGTTTTTTGCTCCTGTCGTATTGATAAATACTTCATTGGATACGGATAGGAAATAGCCTGGGCAAAAACGGGAAAGGTGCTGATCCAAAAGAGAAGCACACAATAGAAATGATTTTTCATAACGAATTATTCTGACGGGTGAGCGGGAGGTTTTCGAATACCCTTTTGACTTTTTTCTATCGTTTACAACGGCAAAAAGGCATGGTTGGTTAATTAGCTGATAGCGACCCGAAATCTAGTTGCAGCCGTTCCTGATCGTTGTGTACCCCATTTCTATGGCTGTTCAGGACACGCTAGATTTTACGAGTTTCTTGAGTGAATTGTACTTTTTGTATGAAAATTAGTCCTCACAAAATGGATAGTCCTAAAAATTAGAATTATTAGAAAAATACAAATCATGCGCAATTTAAAGGGACTTATTGTACTTTTCTAATAACTAGCCTATTTTGCCTATAATGAATTGACTTTTTAAAAGAATTTTGCCTTAAAAGGTGCTTTTTGACCACTGATCTATTGCATTAGATAGGCTGATTATAGCACCTTTGTCACGGAAAAATATAAATTAAAGTCCAATGAAACAGTTCCGTTTATCAATTGCTGTACTACTTTCAGTATGGGGTCTGGCTGGCATGGGAGATGCTAAAGCCGACAATGGTTTGGTCGTAAACGGGGTAAATGTTGAGAAGTCCGAGCAAAAGAAAGTGCGTTTATATACCCAAACGACAGAGCCTGTTGACGTGTCCATCATCGATGCCGACGGCAACCTGCTCTATCGTGGAATCGTTTCCAAGAGCCAAAAGGGAGTTACTTCATTCAACCTGAACAGACTGCCCGACGGTCAGTATTTTGTAACAGCCACCAACGATACGTACTGGATGTCGCAAGTATTGACGATTAAAGGAAACTCGGTGATCCTCGATGAAAGCAACCAGAAACAACTGGTGCAGCCTACCGTATCGTCTTACGGCAAGAATAAGTTTGAAGTGAATCTACCTGCCAAGAATGTAGAAGAAGCGAATGTCGCCATCTATGATGCGCAGAACGTTCTGGTTCAAACAGATTCATTCAAAGGTTCAGTTCGTCGGTTCGATCTGTCATCTCTGCCCGATGGTGCTTACACGTTTATCGTAGGCCCGGATCAGAAGCAATTCGCAACACGCATTGACATTAAGCACTAAGCCACTGGCAAGTGCATGTCGATAGCCTCAGGGCTTATTGGCTTATAGATTCTCAACTTATGCGATAAGATTTTTCGGACAAGTCTGGTCGCACCCCAATTCTCCGCTGCGTTTTCACAAACGCAGCGGTTTTTTTATGGATAGACCTTGGTCATACGCGTATTTTTCTGCTGAAAAGGAGTATGAGGTTGAGTAACAGGCAATAAAAGTAGATCATCGTAAACGCAGCGGGGCTGTTTTTTTTCTACTAATTCCGTTTTGGGTTTTTCTTTAGGGTTGCAATCCCTACCTTTACAGGGTCAAAAATGGGTAAAACCCCGACGGCTTGCCGTTGAGGTTTAGCTCTTAGCCCAGCTGGTCCGAACAGCTGGGCTTTTTCATGGCTTCGACTCAAATCGATTCGTATTATCCATTCGACCTCGAATCCTTTTCTGACTGTAACATCGCAGGGGTGTTTAATCACGACCGAATCGGCGAAGGACGGCCAAACCATTTTGACCGTAACACAGTGGGATTATTCAACCGTGGTTCTGAGCGAAAGTGCTACTTACTTGACACGTGTCCAGGTTTTGGTTTTTCCTAAAAACGGTATTCCCATGATATAACCATGCAGATCCAGTGAATTTGGGTCTTTGAGGGTTAAATCGCAGCTGTAAGTCTTTCCATCTTCCGGATTATAAATCTGTCCATCGCTCCAGACATTATTGCCTTTATAGCTCAGATTGGTCACCATGACCAGGTTAAGCAGTGGTCGATTTCGTAGTTTTTCATCTGGATTCTGGCTATCCAATTTTGGCTTATTGGTAGCCGGATCAGTCGGTTCGGCCATCCATACCAGTCGACCATAATATTTATTGCCCTGCTTATAAATTTGAACCTGATTTTTCTTTCTGGAGCTAAGCCATTTTCCAACCAGGAGGTCTGCATCATCGGGTTGGGGAGCATAGGCCGATAACGTTAGCAAAAGCAATAGGACTAAAGCGGTTAAGCGATATGCGTTCATAGAATGATAGGTAATTCGTTTTGTTGTATAAACTCAACTAGGGGAGGTGTAGTCAATTCGTCGATCATAACGTAAATTAGATTATCTGACTGACACCTCTCCTGGACATAATACCTCGCTGTTAGAGTTGGTAACTGCCGAAAAGATTAAACTGATTTTATTCGTTTATGGAATAGAATTCTTATTTACCTGTTCAGTTCATCCTCTGCTATCGACGGTTGATACGACATTCTTCACAACTCAATTAGTAACAGGTGGAGATTCGCCGTTCGTAAAGCGAAGTTTGGGCCTGAAAATGGAGTTTGATCGATCCCGAAAGAGTCAGTTAACAATTACCAGTCCTGTGCCCTTGCATGAAGGTTACTCCACGAGCCTTAAATTTATTAAGTCATGAACATCGAAGCCGTTTATTACGTCTACAAAGTACATCGTGTACTAAACGAAGAGCCCCGCGTTACTGGCCCTAAACTGTTCGACCTGCCGAAAACAGAGCCTAATCCACACAAGTCAGAGCAGTCGGCCATTGATTACATTAAACGACAAAATGAAGCATTACACGCATTCACTATCGTAAAAGTCTATGAGCCAAGAGGCTAACTTCATTGAAATTTAAGGTCAATATTCGGTTGATAATCAGTCGGTTTTCTTTTCTAGTTTTCACCTGCCAACACCTCAACTTTTTTCGTAGCATCTTTATGCGATGCGGCTAATTTGCCTTTCCCAACGTTCCTGCCAACCTTTGCTTCTAGTTTATTAGACTATGTTTACAGGCATCAGGTTGCTCCGTTCTGGTTTGGTAGGCTGGCTGCTGGCGGTCTGGCTATCGGTTGGGTTGCGTGCTCAATCGGCGGAGGTTCCTTTTGTTCGCTACACCACCGAACAGGGATTATCAAATGACGTCATTACGGCCATTGCGAAAGATCCGCGCGGTTTTTTGTGGATCGGTACGCTCAATGGGCTAAACCGCTTCGATGGTGTTCAGTTCAAGATTTTTAAACGTACAGGTCAGGCCAAAGATTTGCCGGGTAACTACATTGTCTCGAATGGGATTACACCTGATCGTAACGGCTATCTGTGGATATCAACAAACCGTGGTCTTTACCGGTTTGACCCGATCCGTGAACGGGGGCAGACCATAATGCTGCCACAACTCCAGGATAAGCAGGCTGATAATGATTTTATATCGCCTGTTCGTTTCGATCAGGCCGGTATGGGCTGGTTTTCCTCCGTCGATCGTTTGTATCGGATTGATCCCCAGACATTACAGCTGACGGCCTATTCATTGCCTTATGCGACGCCAACGTCCTATGCCACGCCAGTACCGGACCGGAGCGGACAATTATGGCTGTTTATGCCGGGAACCTTATATAGGTTTGATCGGGCAACGCGCCAGTGGACCTATGTTATTGGTAAAAAACCGATTTATGCTACGGGTGCGGTTGATGTCATTGGGTTGTTTGAGAGCCGGAACGGGCAGCTTTTTGCCCAGTTAGCGCCGTGGGGTCTATTGCGCTATGACGCTAAAACGAACCGTTTTGTCAAGTACCTTGACCACCAGCTACTCGTGACCGAAATGGCTGAAGCGAAAGGAACGGATGGTAAACCAGTTTTCTGGCTGGGCGGACTCTCGCAACTAACACGCTATGAGCCCGATAAAAATAAGTATACCGACTTTGCCCGAATTATCGATGATCCCAACAGCTATCCTGGGGGGATAACTGGCCCTTTGTATAACGATTCATTGACTAATGCACTCTGGGTGGGTACAACACATGGCCTTGCCGTAATTGATCCACTAGCGTTAAAATTCGGACGGCAACTGGTGCGCGTTGCCGATGATAAAGAATTGATCGAAAACGTGCAGGTTATAAAGCAGGATCGACGTAACGACTCAGTCTACTGGGGCATCACCGATAAAGTAAACTTGTTTCGCTGGAATCGACAACAGTCTACCCTCCAGGCAGTTCCTGTACCGACTTCTATTGCGGGGAAAAGGTCCTATGCACTCACACAGGACTTGGCCGGGCGGGTTTGGGTTGGCCTGGAAAATGGGGTTGGAATTTACAATCCCACCACTAATCAGTGGCAGTACAGGCAGGATTTTTTGTCTGACGAGGCCGACTTTACTACGGACAAAAGAAAGCTGAGCGTGCCAAATAGCTCAAAAAACTACCCAAGAGTTAGTGTTAAACAGCTATATCAGGATCATCGGGGACGTATCTGGTTAGGTTCTGTCCGACGGGGTTTATTTTGGTACGATCCAGCAACCGACCAGATACGTTCCTGGCCGATCAAAGGTGACTCTGGGCAATCTTTGGGCGTGAGTCGTATCCAGGAAGATAGTCGTGGGCGACTCTGGATACTAACAACCCGAGGATTGGTTCGGATCAGCCCTGATCGTAATCATACAGTACGAGTGCAAATAAAAACGACCGGGCGTACGGTTCAACCGTCAGATCAGTTACAAAGCACATTCCTGGTCGATAAGGCTAGGAATGTGTGGTTATCGGGCATTGATTTTCTGGTGAAGGCTGACACAAACGGGCGGATTTCCCAGACGTACACGTTAGCCAATGGACTATTAGCCGACCATATTTTCGGGATTGCCGAGGACAAACGCGGTCATCTCTGGCTGGCAACCGACGAACAGTTGCATGAGCTTGATCCCGCAACAGGGCGTTTTCAGTATTACAGTAAAGCCAGTGGTTTGATGGCGAACAGTTTGTTTCAGCCGATCACGCAAAATCGGCAGGGCGAATTATTCATTGGGGCTGAAGGCGGCTTTACTTACTTTCGACCGGAGCAATTACGCCAGAATCGAGTGCCGCCCCCGGTTGTCATAACTGAGGTTCGGGTCAATAATCATCCGCGTGCGCTTGAACCTGCCCAATCAATACAGCTGGCGCCAGGCGAAACGACCCTGACAGTCGCCTTTGCTGCGCTCAACTATAGCCAGTCTACAAAGAACCGATATGCGTATCGACTGGTAGATTTTGACGATGAGTGGATTACCACCGATGCCCGCACGGCAACGTATACCAATTTAGCACCCGGCAATTATCAGCTGCGCATTCGGGCGGCCAATAACGATGGCATATGGAATCAGACCGGCACGACCTTGCTGATACGGGTGATTCCGGCTTATTACCAGACACTATGGTTCAAACTCTTGATTCTGGCTGTCATTATTGGAGCCTTGTGGGGAATTTACCGCAATCGACAGATTCAGCAGCAACGAGTTGCCCGAATCCGCGATCGTATTGCCAAAGATTTGCACGATGACATTGGGTCTACGCTAAGCAGTATTCGTATTTTTAGCGATGTAGTTCAGACGCAGATTGCCGATGTTCGGCCAGAATCAGTGCCTTTGTTACAGCGTATTAGTGCCAATGCTTCCACGCTGGCCGAGTCAATGCAGGATATTATCTGGACGACAAAAGCGCGTCACGATGGCCTGGACGATGTGGTGAGCCGGATGCGGGAATTTGGCTTACGACTCACTGAAGCGAAAGGAATTACCTTCACAATGACTGTAGCCGAGCCTTTCCCGGCTCTGAAACTGAACGTCGAACAGCGACGGAATATGTACCTGATTTTCAAGGAAAGTGTCAACAATGCCGTTAAATATGCCGATTGTACGCGAGTAGACGTAACCCTAACTGTGACGGGGCGCCAACTCCACGTTCTGATTCAGGATGATGGACAGGGCTTTGATCCGGGTACGGTTCGCTCGGGCAACGGGCTGGCAAATCTGCAGACAAGAGCGCACGACATTCGGGCTAAACTCGCCATTTCATCAGCACCAGGCGCAGGCACATCCATTTCATTAACGGCTACTCTATCCTAACAGATCATGGCTGATATCGGCATTATATACTACGAAGATAACCGCGAACTACGCGAAGGATTGTCATATTTGATTCAGGCAACGCCCGGCCTGTCATTACGCGGAGCATTCGGCAACTGTCAGCATCTGCCCGATGAAATCCGGTCACTCCGCCCGGATGTGGTATTAATGGATATTGATTTGCCGGGTCTGAGCGGGATAGATGCCGTACCGCTGGTTAAAGCCATTTTGCCTGCGACTCAGGTGCTGATGCTGACCGTATTTGATGATGAAGACAAGATATTTCGGGCGATTCGCAACGGAGCCAGCGGCTACTTGCTCAAGCATACATCACCGGCAGAACTGATAGCCGCCATTTTCGATCTGCACCGGGGTGGATCGCCCATGACTGCAAGCATTGCCCGGAAAATATTGCAGCACTTTCAGCAGCCCAAAGCACGGCCAACGGAAGAGTATAATTTATCGGCTCGTGAACTGGATATTGTAAAAGGGTTGGTCAGTGGGTATAGTTACAAACTGATTGCCGACGAATTGCACATTAGTATTGACACCGTTCGATCCCACATCCGTAGTATTTACGATAAACTTCAGGTCAACTCCAAAACCGAAGCCGTTTTAAAAGCCATGCGGGAAGGATTGGTGTAAAGAAGTCTGGTCGCGCCTTTACGATTCACCCCCTATTCGTATAGGCGTCAAATGGTCCATCTCGTTTTCCTCGAAGAGCCGGGAGCGGATCAGGAAACGGATGCCCATCGGAATCTCCAGTGAGAAGCTGGCACCCCGGCCACGTGTGACATCAACGGTGAGATGGGTATGTCGCCAGTACTCAAACTGGTCTCCCGACATCCAGAAGTCGCAGCCATCAATCTGGCCCATCCACACGTCGGATGACCCAATAATAAAATCGCCCACGGCATAGCACATGGGCGACGAACCATCACAGCATCCTCCGCTCTGGTGAAACATTAGTGGCCCGTGTTGAGCCCTAAGTTTTTCGATAACGTCTGCGGCAGCCGGAGTGAGGTCTACGCGCGGGATGGTTTGAGTTGTCATAAAAAATCAATAAAGAAACACCTTTAGCTGTCAATAATAAACGTCTTTTCGAGAAAGTAGACAAAGGAGCGAATGAGTCTGCACGTGCTCGCTCATTCACTCGCTCAACCCTCCCATCTACTAGTAATGGCATTTTCGCAAAATCCCTTGCCACCGAACGGCGGACCGTGGTTAACCATGAAGCTCAAAAAAAACGTGGTACGGGATTTTGCGAAAGTCCTGATTAAAAGAACCCAAGTTTGCTCTTGCTATACGAGATAAGAATGTTTTTGCTCTGACGATAATGGTTGAGCATCATGTGGTGATTTTCCCGACCGAAGCCCGACTTCTTATAGCCGCCAAATGGAGCGTGTGCCGGGTAGTTATGGTAGCAGTTGACCCATACGCGGCCCGCCTGTATCTCCCGCGGAACCTGATACAACTCATGGGCATCGCGCGTCCATAAGCCAGCACCCAGACCATAGAGGGTATCGTTCGCCATCGCAATGGCTTCGTTTCCATCTTTGAAGGTAGTTACGGACACCACGGGGCCGAAAATCTCTTCCTGGAAAATGCGCATTTTGTTGTTGCCCTTGAAGATCGTCGGCTGGATATAGTACCCACTTTCAAGTCCATTGCCAACCAATCCGGCGGGGCCACCGCCCGTTAGAACTTCGGCACCTTCCTGCTTGCCAATGTCGATGTAGGAAAGAATTTTTTCGTACTGATCATTACTGGCCTGGGCTCCCATCATCGTTTCGGGATCGAGAGGATGGCCGAGTTTGATTGCTTTGGTACGCTCGATCACCCGTTCGATAAACCGGTCATAGGCCCGCTCATGAATTAAGAGCCGGGATGGACAGGTACAGATTTCGCCCTGGTTCAGCGCAAACATGACCGCCCCTTCTACGCACTTGTCGAAGAATTCATCATCGGCATCGGCAATCGACTCCATGAAGATATTCGGCGATTTTCCGCCAAGTTCCATCGTTACCGGAATCAGATTTTCGGATGCGTACTGCATAATCAGGCGACCCGTTGTGGTTTCACCCGTAAAGGCTACTTTGGCCACCCGCTTCGATTGGGCCAGTGGCTTACCCGCTTCCGGTCCGAAGCCATTAACAATATTCACCACACCAGCAGGAATTAACCCTTCCAGTACTTCCATCAAAACCAGAATGGACGTAGGCGTTTGCTCGGCGGGTTTCATCACAACGCAACAACCCGCAGCCAGGGCAGGAGCCAGTTTCCAGGTGGCCATCAGGAGCGGGAAGTTCCAGGGGATAATCTGCCCGACAACGCCAATGGGTTCTTTAACGATCAACGAAACAGTATTAGAGTCGAGCTCGGCCAGACTGCCTTCTTCGGCACGGATTACACCAGCAAAATAACGGAAATGGTCGACGACAAGTGGTAAATCGGCGGCCAGTGTTTCGCGAACGGCTTTTCCGTTTTCAACCGTTTCGACACGGGCCAGAAACTCCAGATTCTGCTCTATTTTGTCGGCAATGCGAAGGAGAATATTACTGCGTTCGGTAGCTGACGTGCGCGACCAGGCCGGGAAAGCCTTGTGGGCAGCATCAAGCGCCAGATCGATATCAGCGGCTTTCGAACGCGGAACACGGGCGATCAGACTGTCGTCGATTGGCGATGTATTATTGAAATACTCACCGTCTACCGGTGCTACCCACTTGCCACCGATGTAGTTTTCGTATTGGCTCTTAAACTCAGGCCGGGGCAGAATCTTACTGGGGGCTTCTAATACTTCCATGTTTGTTGTTAAAAAGTTAAATTGGATTTGTTACAAAGTTTGCGTGAATTATTCAATAATAGTTTATCAATCGTATCGTCTGCTAGCACAATCCTATCAAAATTGCGATGAGCCCCGTAGCAGCTACCTGGAAAAAAGGAGAATTTAGAACTATTGATTACTTTACGAATTACTCGCCGGAAAGATCTGCTCCGTTCAGAATAGCAGGAGAAGAAAAGCCAGAATCAGCTTAGTTGAGCTACTCGTATCTTCTTCTAATCACAATAAAATATATAACAATAACACTAAACGAACGGTTTTAAATGCCTAATTTGCAGATGAGTAAGCTGCTTTCAGTCAATTAAAGCCAGCCTAAATAGCCCATTCCTCATGAAAAGCATACAGACAACTCCACTTGACATTTCACGCCATTTACAGTCCCGGAGGCTGGAACAGGAAGTAGAGAATCGGACTGCTTATACGATTGATACGGCAGAATTAAACATCTACGAAACGCAACACATCGCCGAGAAAGTCGAGTTAACGTTTAGCAGCCCTGTACTGGCCAGCATGATCCGGGGAAAAAAAGTAATGCATTTGCCCGGTACGCCTTCGTTCGATTTTCTGCCCGGCGAGTCGGTGATTGTGCCTGGCCAGGAAACCATGCGCATTGATTTCCCGGAAGCGCAAACGCTGAATCCTACGCAGTGTCTGGCGCTGGCCATTGACCCCGGCAAGGTGAAGCAGGTAACGGATTTGTTAAACGACCGGGCACCCCTGATCGACAATTCGAATGGCTGGCAATTTGGTCAGGCGAATTTCTTTCTGACGAATGACGGGCCAATTCACCAGCTTATTGCCCGACTGATTTACATTTTTACCGAAAATAATAAGGCTAAAGAGGTGTTTGCCAACCTTGTTTTACA
This window harbors:
- a CDS encoding T9SS type A sorting domain-containing protein — translated: MKQFRLSIAVLLSVWGLAGMGDAKADNGLVVNGVNVEKSEQKKVRLYTQTTEPVDVSIIDADGNLLYRGIVSKSQKGVTSFNLNRLPDGQYFVTATNDTYWMSQVLTIKGNSVILDESNQKQLVQPTVSSYGKNKFEVNLPAKNVEEANVAIYDAQNVLVQTDSFKGSVRRFDLSSLPDGAYTFIVGPDQKQFATRIDIKH
- a CDS encoding DUF2147 domain-containing protein; the encoded protein is MNAYRLTALVLLLLLTLSAYAPQPDDADLLVGKWLSSRKKNQVQIYKQGNKYYGRLVWMAEPTDPATNKPKLDSQNPDEKLRNRPLLNLVMVTNLSYKGNNVWSDGQIYNPEDGKTYSCDLTLKDPNSLDLHGYIMGIPFLGKTKTWTRVK
- a CDS encoding sensor histidine kinase, with the translated sequence MFTGIRLLRSGLVGWLLAVWLSVGLRAQSAEVPFVRYTTEQGLSNDVITAIAKDPRGFLWIGTLNGLNRFDGVQFKIFKRTGQAKDLPGNYIVSNGITPDRNGYLWISTNRGLYRFDPIRERGQTIMLPQLQDKQADNDFISPVRFDQAGMGWFSSVDRLYRIDPQTLQLTAYSLPYATPTSYATPVPDRSGQLWLFMPGTLYRFDRATRQWTYVIGKKPIYATGAVDVIGLFESRNGQLFAQLAPWGLLRYDAKTNRFVKYLDHQLLVTEMAEAKGTDGKPVFWLGGLSQLTRYEPDKNKYTDFARIIDDPNSYPGGITGPLYNDSLTNALWVGTTHGLAVIDPLALKFGRQLVRVADDKELIENVQVIKQDRRNDSVYWGITDKVNLFRWNRQQSTLQAVPVPTSIAGKRSYALTQDLAGRVWVGLENGVGIYNPTTNQWQYRQDFLSDEADFTTDKRKLSVPNSSKNYPRVSVKQLYQDHRGRIWLGSVRRGLFWYDPATDQIRSWPIKGDSGQSLGVSRIQEDSRGRLWILTTRGLVRISPDRNHTVRVQIKTTGRTVQPSDQLQSTFLVDKARNVWLSGIDFLVKADTNGRISQTYTLANGLLADHIFGIAEDKRGHLWLATDEQLHELDPATGRFQYYSKASGLMANSLFQPITQNRQGELFIGAEGGFTYFRPEQLRQNRVPPPVVITEVRVNNHPRALEPAQSIQLAPGETTLTVAFAALNYSQSTKNRYAYRLVDFDDEWITTDARTATYTNLAPGNYQLRIRAANNDGIWNQTGTTLLIRVIPAYYQTLWFKLLILAVIIGALWGIYRNRQIQQQRVARIRDRIAKDLHDDIGSTLSSIRIFSDVVQTQIADVRPESVPLLQRISANASTLAESMQDIIWTTKARHDGLDDVVSRMREFGLRLTEAKGITFTMTVAEPFPALKLNVEQRRNMYLIFKESVNNAVKYADCTRVDVTLTVTGRQLHVLIQDDGQGFDPGTVRSGNGLANLQTRAHDIRAKLAISSAPGAGTSISLTATLS
- a CDS encoding response regulator; translated protein: MADIGIIYYEDNRELREGLSYLIQATPGLSLRGAFGNCQHLPDEIRSLRPDVVLMDIDLPGLSGIDAVPLVKAILPATQVLMLTVFDDEDKIFRAIRNGASGYLLKHTSPAELIAAIFDLHRGGSPMTASIARKILQHFQQPKARPTEEYNLSARELDIVKGLVSGYSYKLIADELHISIDTVRSHIRSIYDKLQVNSKTEAVLKAMREGLV
- a CDS encoding DUF779 domain-containing protein, giving the protein MTTQTIPRVDLTPAAADVIEKLRAQHGPLMFHQSGGCCDGSSPMCYAVGDFIIGSSDVWMGQIDGCDFWMSGDQFEYWRHTHLTVDVTRGRGASFSLEIPMGIRFLIRSRLFEENEMDHLTPIRIGGES
- a CDS encoding aldehyde dehydrogenase family protein; translated protein: MEVLEAPSKILPRPEFKSQYENYIGGKWVAPVDGEYFNNTSPIDDSLIARVPRSKAADIDLALDAAHKAFPAWSRTSATERSNILLRIADKIEQNLEFLARVETVENGKAVRETLAADLPLVVDHFRYFAGVIRAEEGSLAELDSNTVSLIVKEPIGVVGQIIPWNFPLLMATWKLAPALAAGCCVVMKPAEQTPTSILVLMEVLEGLIPAGVVNIVNGFGPEAGKPLAQSKRVAKVAFTGETTTGRLIMQYASENLIPVTMELGGKSPNIFMESIADADDEFFDKCVEGAVMFALNQGEICTCPSRLLIHERAYDRFIERVIERTKAIKLGHPLDPETMMGAQASNDQYEKILSYIDIGKQEGAEVLTGGGPAGLVGNGLESGYYIQPTIFKGNNKMRIFQEEIFGPVVSVTTFKDGNEAIAMANDTLYGLGAGLWTRDAHELYQVPREIQAGRVWVNCYHNYPAHAPFGGYKKSGFGRENHHMMLNHYRQSKNILISYSKSKLGFF
- a CDS encoding AraC family transcriptional regulator; this encodes MKSIQTTPLDISRHLQSRRLEQEVENRTAYTIDTAELNIYETQHIAEKVELTFSSPVLASMIRGKKVMHLPGTPSFDFLPGESVIVPGQETMRIDFPEAQTLNPTQCLALAIDPGKVKQVTDLLNDRAPLIDNSNGWQFGQANFFLTNDGPIHQLIARLIYIFTENNKAKEVFANLVLQELVVRLMQTQARTLLLSTETNVANVNRLAHIAQYINKNLGRNLPIKELADEACMSEPNFYRTFRQTFGMTPVDFINQQRIALASKLLRTTNRYLADISIDCGFNNLTYFMKLFRREMGLSPAQYRKQVL